The Stutzerimonas stutzeri genome segment CCGTGCTCGAACAGGTCTATGCCTCGGGCGGCGACGTGCTGATCAACACGCTTGAGCTTTCCTGCGCAGCCTGGGCAGAGTCGATCCTGCTGTGTGAGGGGTTCGATAACCAGGCGTGCATCACCGAGGATGGCAGGGCCGTTACCTTCATCGGCTCTGGTATTGCGGTCGAGCTGCCGGACCGTGGAACCAGTGGCGGCCAGACGCTCACCTTTGCCATCGACAACGTGACCGGCGAGGCGCAGCAGAACATTGACGCAGCGCTTGAGGCTGAAGAGCGAATGATCCTGACGTACCGCTGCTATCTGGCAAGCGATAAGTCAGCCCCGGCAGAGGCGCCGTATCGC includes the following:
- a CDS encoding DUF1833 family protein is translated as MTVLEQVYASGGDVLINTLELSCAAWAESILLCEGFDNQACITEDGRAVTFIGSGIAVELPDRGTSGGQTLTFAIDNVTGEAQQNIDAALEAEERMILTYRCYLASDKSAPAEAPYRMTVLDGEINGSTVQVEAGYYDLINSAWPRDLYTTEFAPGLKYL